A stretch of the Paenibacillus dendritiformis genome encodes the following:
- a CDS encoding phospho-sugar mutase: MTMNTMAQERYEAWLNDASIDAATKAELAGLAGNEQEITDRFYKELEFGTGGLRGVIGAGSNRMNIYTVGKATQGLAQYLKGSSSSPSVAIAYDSRHFSPEFALEAALVLAGNGIKAYVFPELRPTPELSFAVRHLQASAGIVITASHNPPEYNGYKVYGSDGGQITKDTAGRVIAEIRGIHSFADIRKADRAEAEAAGLIVWLDSAMDDAYISAVTGVSRNPETIRQTSDRFRVLYTPLHGTGNKPVRAVLDRLGFQQVRVVPEQELPDPNFSTVKSPNPEERDAFSIAIAQAQEWDADIIMGTDPDADRMGAVVKNAQGEYVVLTGNQSGALMVHYLLDAMKAQGALPANGAVIKTIVTSELGAAIAKSYGMTVFNTLTGFKYIGEKMTEFDRTGTHTFLFGYEESYGYLAGNYARDKDAVIAAMLICEAGAYYKAQGKTLYEVLQGLYEQHGYYLEALETRTLKGVEGVAIIGGIMDEWRAAAPTSAGGTAVARMEDYAEGLYGLPKENVLKFHLADGSWFCLRPSGTEPKIKMYFAVQGTSAADAEQRLTALRQDVMARIDAFIASKQA; the protein is encoded by the coding sequence ATGACTATGAACACGATGGCCCAAGAGCGGTATGAAGCCTGGCTGAACGACGCGTCGATCGATGCGGCGACCAAGGCCGAGCTCGCCGGACTTGCGGGCAATGAACAGGAGATTACCGATCGCTTCTACAAGGAATTGGAATTCGGCACCGGGGGTCTGCGCGGCGTCATCGGCGCAGGCAGCAACCGGATGAACATATATACGGTAGGCAAAGCGACTCAAGGGCTGGCTCAATATTTGAAAGGCTCTTCCTCCTCTCCGTCGGTGGCGATCGCGTATGATTCCCGCCATTTCTCCCCGGAATTCGCGCTGGAGGCCGCCCTGGTCCTCGCGGGCAACGGGATTAAGGCCTATGTTTTCCCTGAGCTGCGCCCGACGCCGGAGCTCTCCTTCGCCGTGCGCCATCTGCAAGCGAGCGCCGGGATCGTGATTACGGCCAGCCATAACCCGCCGGAATACAACGGGTACAAAGTCTACGGCAGCGACGGCGGGCAGATTACGAAGGATACGGCGGGCCGCGTCATCGCCGAGATCCGCGGCATTCACAGCTTCGCCGACATCCGCAAGGCGGATCGGGCCGAAGCGGAAGCGGCCGGGCTGATCGTCTGGCTGGACTCGGCTATGGACGATGCGTACATATCGGCCGTCACCGGGGTCAGCCGCAATCCGGAGACGATTCGCCAGACGAGCGATCGCTTCCGCGTGCTGTACACCCCGCTGCACGGAACGGGCAATAAGCCCGTGCGCGCCGTCTTGGATCGCCTCGGCTTCCAGCAAGTGCGCGTCGTCCCGGAGCAGGAGCTGCCGGATCCGAATTTCTCCACGGTCAAGTCGCCGAACCCGGAGGAGCGGGACGCTTTCTCCATCGCGATTGCGCAAGCGCAGGAATGGGATGCGGACATCATTATGGGAACGGACCCGGATGCGGATCGGATGGGCGCCGTCGTGAAGAATGCGCAGGGCGAATACGTCGTCTTGACCGGCAACCAGTCCGGCGCGCTGATGGTCCACTATTTACTGGACGCCATGAAGGCGCAAGGCGCCCTGCCGGCCAACGGCGCCGTCATCAAAACGATCGTGACGAGCGAGTTGGGGGCGGCCATCGCCAAATCATACGGCATGACGGTCTTCAATACGCTGACCGGATTCAAATATATCGGCGAGAAAATGACTGAGTTCGACCGGACGGGAACGCACACGTTCCTGTTCGGGTATGAAGAGAGCTACGGCTATCTCGCAGGCAATTACGCCCGCGACAAGGACGCCGTCATCGCCGCGATGCTGATCTGCGAGGCGGGCGCCTACTACAAGGCCCAGGGCAAGACCTTGTACGAAGTGCTGCAGGGCCTGTACGAACAGCACGGCTATTATTTGGAGGCGCTCGAGACGCGCACGCTCAAGGGAGTCGAGGGCGTGGCCATTATCGGCGGCATCATGGACGAATGGCGGGCCGCTGCGCCAACCTCCGCAGGCGGAACCGCCGTGGCCCGCATGGAAGATTATGCCGAAGGCCTCTATGGATTGCCGAAGGAGAACGTGCTCAAGTTCCATCTGGCGGACGGGAGCTGGTTCTGCCTGCGCCCTTCCGGGACGGAGCCGAAGATCAAGATGTACTTCGCCGTGCAGGGCACGTCGGCCGCCGATGCCGAGCAGCGCCTGACGGCGCTTCGCCAAGACGTGATGGCCCGGATTGACGCCTTCATCGCCTCGAAGCAAGCCTAG
- a CDS encoding MarR family winged helix-turn-helix transcriptional regulator, protein MTEKESSARGGAATVDQSLKLFVVLSRASKSLMDFAQQDMKRYQLNPSEFAVLELLHHKGPTPIQQIGGRVLLASGTMTYVVDKLEKKGYLKRCPCEQDRRVIYAELTEQGAALMQEIFPKHAQALHQLMEVLPAEEQEQLTSLLKKLGRHIAQANATH, encoded by the coding sequence GTGACCGAAAAGGAAAGCTCCGCGCGCGGCGGAGCGGCAACTGTCGATCAGTCCTTGAAATTATTCGTCGTCCTGTCGCGGGCGTCGAAGTCGCTGATGGATTTCGCGCAGCAGGACATGAAGCGCTATCAACTGAACCCTTCTGAATTTGCGGTTCTGGAGCTTCTTCATCATAAAGGACCTACCCCGATTCAGCAGATTGGCGGCAGAGTGCTGCTCGCCAGCGGGACGATGACCTACGTCGTCGATAAGCTGGAGAAGAAAGGCTATTTGAAGCGGTGCCCGTGCGAGCAGGATCGGCGCGTCATTTACGCCGAGCTGACGGAGCAGGGAGCCGCCTTGATGCAGGAGATTTTCCCCAAACACGCCCAGGCGCTCCACCAGCTCATGGAAGTTCTCCCCGCGGAGGAGCAAGAGCAGCTAACCTCGCTCTTGAAGAAGCTGGGACGGCATATCGCCCAAGCGAATGCGACTCACTAG